In Balaenoptera acutorostrata chromosome 3, mBalAcu1.1, whole genome shotgun sequence, the genomic stretch GATGTTGTATGATtgaaatccttttaaatttattgaggcttgttttatggccAGGCATaaggtctatcctggagaatgttccaggtacACTTGAGAATACGGATTCTGCTGTTGTCAGGTAGAGCGAGCCATAGATATCTGTCAAGTTTAGCTGGCTTACAGTGTTCTTTAAGTCTTCTATTTACTTGATCTTCTGCttagttgttctatccattattgaaagtagggtattgaagtctccaactattattgtagagTTGCCTTTTTCTAAGTTGTCTTTTTGGCTTCCTGTATTACTGGGCTATGTTGTTAgttgtatatatgttttataattgttatatcttatctAGATTATCTTCTTTCTGTGTTTCAGATTTCATAATCAATTCATCTTCATGTTACTCAAATCTTTCTTTTATACTCAAAACTACTGTTTTCcctctctagtgaatttttcatcttGGTCACTGAGTTTTTCAACTCcataatttccatttgtttctattttgtaatttcTAATTCTTTATCAGTGTTCTCTATTTGATGAATCATTCTCATCGTATATGATTCTTTCCATGAAACTTTAGAATAAGTTTGtttatatccacaaaataacttactAGAATTTTGACTGGGATTACATTGACCCTATAGATCAGATTGTGAAGAActggtatattttttttaattaattaatttatttatttttggctgcattgggtcttcattgctgcacgcaggcttcctctagttgcagcaagtgggtgctactcttcgttgcggtgtgcgtgcttctcactgcggtggcttctcttgttgctgagtacaggctctaggcacatgggcttcagtagttgtggcacgcgggctcagtagttgtggctcacgggctctagagtgcaggctcagtagttgtggtgcctgggcttagttgctccgcgccatgtggtatcttcctggaccagggatcgaacccgtgtcccctgcattggcaggaggattcttaaccactgcaccaccaggaaggtcCCAAGAACTGGCATCTTAATATTGAGTcctcctatccatgaacatggcatatcactccatttatttaaatcttcctGGATCTCTTTCATCAGagggtttgtagttttcttcatttagatcttgtacatgttttgttagttATACCAAAGGGTTGTTTTATGCTAATAAATGAAactgcttttaatttcaaattccagttgttcattgctggcatataggaaagtgattgacttttgtatattaccCATGTATTCTGCATCCTTGTTGTAATTTCTTATTTGTTCCAGGTTGTTTTTGTTGATTCTCCAAGATATTCTCCATGTCACCTGTTAACAAAGacatttacttcttcctttctaatctacataccttttattttcttgtcttactgtATTAGCTAGAACTTTCCATATGATGTTAAATAGGAGTGATGAGAGGGGACATtgtgtattgttcctgatcttactgagAAAGCAtctagtttttcaccattaaatataatgtcagctgtagattttttgtagatgttctttatccgTTTGAAGAAGCTCCCCTTCattcttagtttgctgagagCTTTGATCATGAATTGGTGTTGgagtttgtcaaatgctttttctgcatgtatttatatgatcatatgatttttcttctttagcccattgatgtgatggattacagtaattgatttttgaatgttaaaccagcCTTCTATACCACCCCAGGTATacgtgggataaatcccacttggttgtggtgtataattgtttttatacattgttggatttgactTGCTAATaatttcttgaggatttttgcaactatcttcatgagtgatattggtctatggTTTTACTTTCTTGCAAtgtctttgtttgcttttggtaTTATGATAATGCGgacctcagagaatgagttaggaagtatttcctCTGCTTGTATTTCCTGGAAGAGGTTGAAGAGAACTGGTATaagttctttcttaaatatttggtagaattcaccactgAACTCATCTGTGTTTGGTGCCTTCTGTTTTGGAAGgtaaattattgattcaatttctttaaaagatatggACTTATTCAGAttacctatttcttcttgtgtgagttttggcagattgtgtctttcaagtaATTGAAAGGTAATGGAATTGATCCATtttatctaggttatcaaatttgtgggcataaatttgttcataatattcctttattattctttagTGTTGTTACAGAGCCAGTAGTGATGgcccctcttttatttctggtgttagtaatttgtgtcttctctctttttttcttagtctggctagaggtttatcaattgtattgatctttttaaagaaccaggttttggttttgttgattttctctacaGATTTCAGctctaatttattatttcttttcttctgcttgctttgaatTTAAGTGgtgcttctttttcttgtttcctaaatTAGAAGCTTAGAttaatgttagatttttttcctaatacgTGTATTCAATGCTTCTAATTTCCCTcaaagcactgcttttgctgcacccaaCAAactttgataagttgtattttcaacTTCATTTAGCTCAGAATACTTTAACTTTCTTTATAGACTTCTTTgacatgtgttatttagaagtgtactGATTCATCTCCAAGTATTTGGGATTTTCCAAGTAGCTTTCTGTTACtgacttctaatttaatttcattgttgtttgagagtatactttgtataatttctgttcttttaaatttgttaaggtgtgttttatgacgAAGAATGTTGTCTTGATAAATGTTATGTGTGAGTTTGAGaagagtgtattctgttgttgttggatgAGGTATTCTAGAGATTTCAATTAGACCAGTTGATTGATGCTACTTTTGAGTTCAACTatgttcttactgattttctgactGCTGGATATATCCATTTCTGACAGAGGGCAGTTGAAATCTCCAACAataatagtggattcatctattaGTCTTTGcagttttgtcagtttttgcttcatgtattttgctgCTCTGTCATTAGGTACAAACACATTAAAGATTGTTGTCTTCTTAGAGAATTGACTCATTTATCACTATGTAATGCTCCCTCTTTAaccctgataattttccttgctttaaattttaactttcctACTTTGCCTGAATTAAatagctcctccagctttcttttgattagtgttaacatggtatatgtatccttccccctcctttttctccctccctcaacCATATCTACTCTACTGATGACTACAGcaaagcattcttcatttctgttatattGATATCCTTATGATTCCTTAGaacttccttctctctgcttacattacccaACTGTCCATGCATACTGTGTACTTTTTTCATTAGAGCTCTAAGCATACTAAccatacttattttaaattctcagtTTGATGATTCCAATCCCTGCCATATAGGAATCTGATTCTCTTGCTTAGTTTGTATTTTCAAACTGTACTTTTTgtcttttagtatgccttgtagtttttgttgttgttgtggaaAGTTGGACATGATACCCAGTTGGACTGCGTAAAAGAAACTCCAGTGAGTGGGCCTTTGGCGATGTGGCAGTAATGTGGAAAGTGAGGGGAACGTTCTATACTCTTTTGATTAGATCTTAACTCTTTTAGTGATCATGGGATCCTGGTATGTGACCTGCACAACTGCTTCTCAGTCTTACTCCCCACCCCTCTTCCTCCATTTAGATGAGACAGAAAGGCTAGAGGGAGAcagagttgggtatttcccttatGCCAGTTGTTTAGGCTCTGGTAAAACCCAGTATAATTAAGCTCTAACAAAACAGTTTCCTTTGAGACCAGGCTTTTGTTAAGTACAGAATTTGGAGGGCacatttcaaaatggttactttcCCCTCCCCTTGTTAGAAGAACAAGATTTTTCTCTGACATTCACTGTGAGAACTTGGTGGGGTTCCAGGAAGTAAAAGTGTGTCCCTGGCCTGGTCTCCAGGAGTTTTTATCTCTCAGGTTAGTCCATGCTcagtctctaataattagtgaattACCCTTTAGGTATTCTTATCTGATGCTGGGCCCAGAAGTGGTTTCCAGGTGTTTTCTCCTCCAGGTAAACTGTGATTTTCTACATTTCTCTGTGTCTCAAGTTTTCAGGGTGATGGTTTTGTCCTGTACCTCAGTTCTCTCATGGATCAAAGCAtactgattttcagtttttcagcatttttatttatttatttatttttttgtatattaggATGGAAGTTATGACCTCATGATTTTTGCTTTAACTTGGAGCAATAAAACTTTCTTAACGCATTTTAATGGTATCAACACCATCATCAGGTGATACTTTGGAGATTGATTAGCCTGACATGTGAGGTATTACAAATAAAACCAAGACTCTTACGAGACTGATCAACATTATTTTCCACATAAGTCTGACATAAAATCCTGCTTGATGTTACTGTGAAAATTTGGACCCAGACCTATAATTCTCATTAGGAATCAGATTGCCCTACTGGCTGGGGGAAAAGAATATGGGTAGGTACCTGGGAGTAGAATAAATGAAACTCTTTAAGTGGCAGtattcacatttttattgagCAGTAAAAAATATATGTGGTCAACATTGTtactttcatttgcaaataaaagaGTTGGGAAGTATAGAAACCTGTACTTAACTTTTTATCAAGAGTACTTATCATCAAATTACTCCAATCCAGGCTTCAGCAggtctggaattttctttccaATGGATAGGAGTATGTGGTGGGAATTCCAGttgataacatttttattaaaaaaaaaaaaaaagaatcagcataGTCAAGTTGTCTTAGTGTTACGGATTTCTGGATTTTGTCGTTGGAGGAGGTCAGGATCTTCCCAAGGCCTGGGTCCTCGAATATTCTTCCAGTCATCAAAAGCAGAGTCCTTTATTTTCTATAGAGCCACAAATATTAGAGGATAAATATTAGTATAGGAGCCCTGTGGGTTTGATTAGGAcctcagtgaatgaatgaataaataagtagaaagaaTTCAATAGGCCCTCACTTATAATTCTAGTAAATAACTGCATATCAAgcttaataattaaagaaatggcATATTTCTTaggacttaaaatttttcttacttCCTATTGATGTTACTGCCTATCTTTCCCCTCATCAGAATTAAactattaaaacagaaaaagtctgtatttttttaaaatttattttattaaattatagttgatttacaatgttgtgttaatttctgctatacagcaaagtgattcagttatacatatatatgtacatatacacatacattctttttcatattcttttccattatgatttatcacaaaatactaaatatagttccctgtgctatacagtaggacctggttgtttatccattctatatttaatagtttgtatctgctaatcaaaaactcccaatccatccctcccccatgctCCCCCTTGGCCACcacgagtctgttctctatgtctgtgagtctgtttctgttttgtagatgtgctcatttgcatcatattttagataccataataagtgatatcatatggtatttgtctttctctttctgatttacttcacttagtatgataacctctaggtccatccatgttgctgcaaatggcattatttcattcttctttatgattgagtagtattccattgtatatattagtatgtaccacatcttctttatctattcatctgttgatggacatttaggttgtttccatttcttggctattgtgaatagtgctgctatgaacataggggtgcatgtatcttttagaattatagttttctccagatatatgctcaggaatgctggatcatatggcaactctatttttagttttttgtggaacctccatactgtcttccatagtggctacaccaatttacattcccaccaacagtgtacaagggttattttttccctaaaccctcttcagcatttgttatttgtagattttttaaattatggccattctgacctctgtgaggtggtacctcattgtagttttaacttgcatttcttgaATAatgtacatgttttatttttgagagcacaaagaaagggaagaagctggGAAAACAAAACTCCAGGTCCAAACACTAATCCAGCATAATAATGACTAGCATGGGTTAACATGGGTGATGGCAGTAACTGAAGAGAACAAAAGTGGAGACTCTAGAGTCTGCTAGAAGGAATAGAGACCAAGATGATTTGTTCTGCACCTAAGAAATGAGCCTGGGCTtaagaatgaaaagatattccCCATAGCTGCCATGAGCAAAGCTCTTTTGGGGCAATAAAAACTAGCTTCAACCACAGTTTGGATCACCATATCTTTTGTTAGTGTGAAGTGTCTCTCAAGCATAGgaatgaaaataggaaaaaagggaagaacataAACCTTTCTTTACCCTTCTGACACCACTCTGACAGTAACTTTCATATATCTGCTTTGGTTATTCTGGAATAATTAagtgaacaagatagaaaaagaaacacagagaacGCAGGATAGCTTTTATTCAGAGACAGGGAAAATGACATCAATTTACCTTGACACTTGGATACTAAGCATTACTCTTTTACTAACAAGCTATATAACCCTGGGCTAGTGATTTGAGCCATCTGGGCACTAATTCTCTCAAAAGTAATCATGAAAAGGCTAGACCAAATGGTCTATATGATTTCTTCAGCTCTCAAACTCTACGGCTTCTAAAAGAACTTTAAGGAACGTCCACTCCCAGACAAACCCTCCATAGCTATATACTGAGAAGTAGCAAATTAGAGGTTTTGACAAGATAATGGGGAAATAGTGAATGAACCATTCTCTAAATTTCACTTACGGTTTTACCAGGAGTTTACTAAATCTACATAGATGAACAAAATTCTACTAATTTAGTGTTCAAGAACAGagtaaattattttcaagtatagTTATGAAATGATACAAAGTTATAAAAAGGTTTTAAGAAAGAATAATGGCCTTCACTCAGATAACATAAGACCTATATGCTCAAGAGAATTTGAGAATAATTCTTAAATGGGATGCAAGGTTGGCAGAACAACTTCATGCAAAAGTGGTTCAGTCtcaaactaaactaaaaaacaacaacaataaaacaaaaacaaaaacaaacaaccacaacaaaaaagTGGTCTAGTCTTAAGCTCTGACAAGATCCTCTGGGTAAACAATTTGGAGACTGAATGCCACAGAGTTTGAGGGGTTTAGGAAACATCAAAACCTTTCCACAGATCCTCCCTTACAAAGCATAAAATCAAGCTCAAAATGATCAGCCAATGATTGAAATGCTAAAATGAGAATCAACACTCTTCACACGTCTCTTCAATGTATATTATTCACAATGTCCACCTTTCAATCAAAAATGaccaaacatgaaaagaaatgggaaaatatgaTCAGAGATGGAGAACACCCTCTCTCTCTACATCCTATAATAAAACATGCTATTAAGCTCTTTGATTTCATTAATAAGATAGGTGGAAAATGACACCTCggtataattttaattaacattcCCATTATAAGTTGAGCATCTCTTTATctgtttaaaaatgatatttatttcctTGTCTCTGAACTCATTACATGCTCTGCCCATGTTCCTACTGATCAACTGAGTTGTTGAAATTTTCCATACTGATTTGCtcttcatatttaaataaattaattcatcatgttaagataaacaatatttttagaatttcacaCTTAACTAGTAACTTtatatacactattttttttttaggttgaacttttgcatttttatgtatGAATTCTGCAATCTTTACTTTTAAAGcttctgggttttctatcatATTTAAATAGGCTTTTCTGACTCAAGACCACTAAAAAGAATCTTCATTGTTTACTCCTAGTACTTTtagccttttgttttttatttttaaattcttgatcCATCTAGAATATGGATATGAAACAGTATATGAAATATAGatccatctttattttcttttcaaatgactACATAGTTGTTCCAATAACATATatttaaggtaaatatttttttcctgtattgaTAATAATTTGAATTTACCTTAAAGCAGACAGAACCAGTCACTGACAAGGAAGATTGCTACATTAGCATACTGTACCTCATACTCTGATTCCAATGACACtttattcattttcagttttttttctaaCTCAGGATCAATCTGTAGAAAAGAAAGAGTAGCCATAAGTTATTTAAGTCTGTTAGATcccattttcaatttaaaaaagtaatataagGCATGGCTGGGATGGCATGGCAGATTACAAAAACATGGGAAAATCTCCACAAACCATCTGATTGCATAATGATAACTAATATAGTACTACCACCACTACTACAGCtaatagcagctaatatttactgaggactTGGTATATGCCACGTATTTTGACATTTATTACctcctttaatcctcaaaaaATCCTATGACGTAAGTATTAGTATTATGATCAAAGTAAGGATAATGGAATACAGGTAGTTTGAATAACTTGTCAAAGAGGCAGAACTTGGCTTTGAATCTTGGCCCTCTGCCTCCAGAGTCTATGCTATTAACCACTACACTAAATTATGTTATTACATAGAATCATTAcaaaaatactaataaatataACACTGctcttgaaaacaaaaaagaacacttTATATATACCAGAAATTAAGAAGTTAGCTATGAAGAAATTAGACAGGATTCCATAGTGGTAAACAAACTGATGCCATGTTACCTGTGTATAGCAAAGTCTTTAGGAAAGAAGAATGTGATTGCTGAAATTAAttaacaaccatcaccaccaacaaAACCCAAATTAAATTCAGTGGAATAGCTGAATAATGACTATACACAGCTTAAGACCAAAGTAGTACACAAGAAACACAACCTGAGGATTCCACTATAATGATGCACAAACAGATgggataaatgaaagaaaaggcatATTATGAAAGCTAGATCCAAAATAGGTCTATTAGGGGTTTCAGAATTACAGAATAAAGAGAATGGAGGAAGGGCAATAACTAATCAATAATTAatgaataatatattaaaaatacatgattCCTCAGACTGAAAGAgcacaataaaaaataaccacaacaggaattccctggtgatccagtggttaagattcatTGATTTCACTGTTATGGGctgaggttcgatccctggtcagggacctaagacCCTATAAGCCatgaggtgcagccaaaataagtaaataaataaaattttaaaataaccacaaCAAAACAAAGACAGCCCACTCTCAATCAACTAATAGTAAAGCCTTAGGATATtaagcataaaaagaaaatctcaaaagtAAAGAGTGAAAAGACAGCTTACTTACAAAGAGATGAGGATTAGAAAAAAGACTGTTCATCAGCAACTTAAAacgctaaaataaaataaaataatatctacaATGTTGATATTAAAAGAATTACTTTGAATCTCAGTTTTATTTTgactattttctctcttcttccttgacTTCTACTTGATTGGGTTTTTCTCAATCAGTATTTTGAGTGGTGgaaatacatacaaacatatCAACAATCTCAGTAACTGCTGAACTTGTCTATTAACTAATAAAGATTTTCTGACTGACATTTTTAGAAATCCAGTTACATATTACTTACAAaaaatgcacttaaaaaaaaaagaatgaaaacacaaggTTGAAGGCAGAGGTTACAAAAAATgatacactacacacacacacacacacacacacacacacacacacacacaactggtgggggcaggaggatcaatacataacaatatttttaatggaCAAAACAGAATTCAAGGCAAACAGCATCAGAAAGGAacatttaggacttccctggtggtccagtggttaggactctgcgcaaTGCGCGGGTTTGAttcctgactggggaactaggatccttcATGcatgaggcatggccaaaaaaaaaaaaaattcaatattggAAAACggaacaatttttaaagaaaatgttagaatTGTTAAATATTATGTGACTATATTGGTTTGAAATTTATGtagcaaaatggataaaaatttaagaaataaatacaaaaaacaacCTAAAGGAGCTTAACATACCTCTCCCAGAAACTAACTGATCAAGCAGATTATAAATAAGATTACTGAAGATAAGTAAAATGATTAACAAGTTCTTtctaatagatatatatagaattTTGAGCCCAGCAAATTTGGATTGCTATTTTCTcctcaaacatacaaaaaatattaataaaaattaaacttattaTAGGGTATAATGGAAAACTAGGCAAATTCACATATAAAAATCGTCATATATAACATACTCAATGACTACAATCgataacatttaaaatcaataGCAAAAAGATAACTGCAGAAAGAATCCACATATATGGAAGCTGAAAACGTTTTGAAATACATTAACATGTTAGAGAAGAAATCAAACTAAAAATTACAAAGTATTTACAAGTGAAGAGCCATCTGTTGCATGATCTTATTCATTCTAATAGGTTTAATCTTCCTGTGTATAAAATTTCTTGGTAGAGAACATTTCACACAcataatgacattttttttttttttttttttttttttatttttggctgtgttgggtcttcggttcgtgcgagggctttctccagttgcggcaagcgggggccactcttcatcgcggtgcggggaccgctcttcatcgcggtgcgcgggcctttctctatcgcggcccctcccgtcacggggcacaggctccagacgcgcaggctcagcaattgtggctcacgggcccagctgctccgtggcatgtgggatcttcccagaccagggctcgaacccgtgtcccctgcattagcaggcagattctcaaccactgcgccaccagggaagccccacataatgacattttcattcctttctatctAAACCCACTTAGTTCAGATTagctcaagatggcagagtggaAGGACGTGAGCTCACCCCTTCTTACAAAAATGCCAAAATCATAACTACTGCAGAATAACCATCGACAAAAAAACACTGGAACCTACTAAAAatgataccctacatccaaagacaaagaagccacaacaagatggtaggagggggCACAATCGTaataaaatcaaaccccataCCCATCAGATGGGTGACCCACAACTGGAAAatcccacaggagtgaaaattCTGAGCCCCAAGTCAGGCTTTCCAGACTGGGCATCCGGCAATGTGAGAAGGagtccccagagaatctggctttgaaggccgaTGGGGTTTGATCGCAGGACTTCCACAggtctggggaaaacaggagctccactcttggagggcatgcATAAAGTCTTGAGGGTACCAGGACCcagaggaaaaaagcagtgaccccagaagagactgggccagacctacctgctagcattggagggtctcctggggaggcagggggtgtCTGTGGCTCAGTGCAGGGACAAAGACACTAGCAACAGCAGTTCTGGGAACTACTCATTGCCATGAGCCCTCCCAAAGGCCACCATTAGCCCTAccaaacagcctgtaggctccagtgctggatcaCTTCAGGCCAAATAACCAATGGCacgggaacacagccctgcccatcagcACACAAGTGGCTTAAAGTCTccctgagcacagccctgcccaccagagggacaagacccagctccccaCCACTgggaaccagtccctcccatcaggaaccctgcacaagcctcttagacagcctcatccacagagggcagacaacagaagcaagaactacaatcctgcagcctgtggaatggaaaCTGCATTCAGAGAAATTTAGTCAAAATGAGAAGGCaaaggaatatgtcccagatgaaggaacaaaacgAAACCCCAGAAGAAAAATTAAGTGGAGTGGAGATAGCCAACctactagaaaaagaattcagaataatgatagtgaagatgatccaagatctcggaaaaagaatagaggcaa encodes the following:
- the LOC103018317 gene encoding cytochrome c oxidase assembly protein COX16 homolog, mitochondrial, whose translation is MFAHAVKRALRKNKTLRYGVPMLLLIVGGSFGLREFSQIRYDAVKIKIDPELEKKLKMNKVSLESEYEKIKDSAFDDWKNIRGPRPWEDPDLLQRQNPEIRNTKTT